DNA from Musa acuminata AAA Group cultivar baxijiao chromosome BXJ1-5, Cavendish_Baxijiao_AAA, whole genome shotgun sequence:
TGTTTAGTTATGTTAGATTGCAAACTGTTATTGGTGTTTGTTCTTGGTACCTGAGGGAACTGCACCAAAACTAAAGGCAGTGTGACTGATAGATTCCAGGTTTGGCTAAAGGCATTGTATCATGTTTCTGATCGAGGTTATCAATTTTTAGTAAGAGTGACAACATTAGGAAACAAAAAAACGAAGATGTCCCTATAACAGAAGTTACTGTCATTTGCATAATCCAGGTTTGCGTTGTAGTCTTGGCATTATCAGTTTATAAAGTTGCAGTCTTACTCTTTTTGGTTGGTTCTTGTTACAGAATTTCTTCTCAACTGAGGATGCCCAACCGTTGTTCATTTATCAGCTGTTGTTAGTCACATGATTGGATTACCTTATATCTCAGGTGTTCGGGTTTCTGACAaagccactcataaatgttgtacTACCTCATCATGTGCATCACGGCAGCGATCAACAACCTAAAACCGATGACATTACCCTTTCTTTAATTCCTCCTGAGGACTCTGCTGAGTCTGGGCTTCAACAAGCGAGAAGAAGTTTGTCACGGCTGCTCGCGAGGCCAGTACATACCATACATGCATATTGGAGGAAGTTTGATGACAAGTACATGAGGCCAGTGTTTGGTGGTCCAACCTAGATCGTCCCCTTATTCTTGCTGCAGATGTACCCTCTAATGACAAACATGGAAGCTACTGTCTGGATCTGTGGACTTGTACAGATTACTCGTTCCTCTTCTTTCTTGGCTTCCCTACTTCATGGAGTGCTATTCTCAAATTGTTGCTAAGATCGAAATCAACAACTAACCTCCTATAGGGCATGGAGCTGTGGGATTCTGCTGAACATGTTTTACTGGATTACTGCAGCTGGTTCTTAGGGAATTCCTCATCAACAAAGCAATGCAGCTAAAGCTTGAGCAAGTGACTCTTATGGCAGTGTTAAACAAAAGAGAGTTTtgttttctggccttcagttggcCTATATGTATATTAAGTTTTTTCTTCTGATTAATATTAGTTATAAGGTTTATATCTGATAGCGTCCCTTCACATACTATTTGTAGTATTTTGATTCCTCAGGACAGACTTGGAGAAAGCTGCTGAAAAATCTGTAGTAAACCTTTATTTCTATTTGTCGGGTTAATTAGAAATTATCCGGttagattttttaatattttatttttaattttaaaattttatattaaaatttttataattataaaaataaaatatttaatctcatttattcTCACACGATTGATTGAAATCTAAGATGAGGTTTAACTACAGTAAAATGTTTTCGTGAAATCTatgatgagattaaatatttaatcattaagataaataagattaattattttatttttataattataaaagttttattataatttttttaagtttagGAACGATAATTATATAGGATAATttgtaattaatttttattttttatcaaattcTTGGAGTTTTGATGTATCCAGATAAAAAACATTATTAGTAAAATAATAGATAATTTACATTTGTACGTGCATGAATGAATCTTCAATTGTCGTAATTTATGTTAGTGTCAAAATAATTAATCCAGAAGCGAAAGGTCAAGATGGAGCAGGTCTTGTTGACTTCAATCCAAAAGTCAAAATTTGACCAAACGAATCTTGGGCCGATCATCATAGATGTAACATCATGCGGTGGTTATTTAAAGTCCAATAACAAGTACACCGTAACATCGACTCGCCATAGACCTTACACGACCCAACCGGAACAGCCGGGACTCCACGCATCCTTGTAACTCATAAGCGGCAGAGCGACCGACATGTGCCGGGGCTTCGTTACCCAACGCTCCACCTCCGTTCACAAGAAAGGATGCACCTCTCTCGCGTTGGGCTTGTGCGGTGCGAACCCCCCGCGGCTCGTCGGCTCCTGGTCGCCTTTGCTTCCCTTGCTCGGTTGGACTTTGCTTGATTAGAAGCCTTTACAGCGAACgagtaaaaaacaaaaaagaagcccTATTCCAATTCATCAATTCCTGTTATTACCGTAATTCCTCTCACAATTCTGCTTCGGATCGCTCTGCCCCGCCCCTGCTGCTGCCGGATGTCTTCTCTTTGTAGGGTTCGTATTTGGTTAGGAAAGGGGAAGGtgtaagaggaagaggagatgagCTTTCAGGATCTTGAGTCGGGCCGGCCGCTGTCGGGGAAACGGTGGCGAGATTCGATGCATAATGGAGGTGGAGGAGGGAAGGATCCGACCCAGGCGGTAGTCGCTGGTGTTTTCCAGATCAACACAGCCGTCTCCACCTTCCAGCGCCTCGTCAACACCCTCGGCACCCCCAAGGATACCCCCGAGCTCCGCGAGAGGCTGtgagtttcttcttcttcttcttcttcttccgggtttttcattttgcttgtggtTGCGCATTTGATGATTCATTAGCTGGATAGCATTGGCAATATGGTTTCTTTCTATCCTTTTGCTTTTGTCTTTTCTGAGATCGGCAGTCGTGTTATGTCAAGAATGTACGGGACTGTACAGGGGATTGATCTTGTTCCTGCTCGATTAGGTGGGCTAGGTCCTCATGATGTATGGCCGTCGCACTTACCTAGTCTTTTTGCATTAGAATTTTCTCATACATTAAAAAGCAGTGTGATTGTTTCTCTTAATAAAGATGAATTTCATGAGGAATCTGTTTGACTGTTCGTTTGGTCGTTGAGAAGCTTATGTTTTTGTCCTGCTTCTTGAATGGTGATCTGGGTTTTCCACTTTCACTTTTGCATTTGCTTGATGGGTAAATTCAATTGTTACAGCAGTGTCCTAGTGGCAAGGCTTTTAGTCAATTTTTTGCTTTAAGAGGTATGCATATAAGAAATTGATTGACATGAATTATTTAGCTCCAAGGATGGCCAGAAAGCCTTGTTCCTAGCAAGGTACTGGAAGTACTTGTAGAGCAGATTCTTTTTTGTCCAGAGCATCAAGGCATCAAGCTTGTGGAATGTAGACATGCTACTGTTAGGTTGTGGCTCAATGGTGGCATGATCCTCTCCTAAATAGAGCTCTCATAACCTTCAAGGAGGCAACAAGTATGTGCCTGTTATGGAAAATATCCTAGATAAAGTGTTGTTCCACTTGAATTCTCCTCTCCATATTTCTCTAAACTGTCCAGCTGCCTCCACTTCTAGTCCTACTCTGTTAGTCGTGGTTGTGCTTCTCTCTACTCCTAACTCAAGTAGGACGGGGCTGACCACTTATTGTGTTGGCCAGGTCTTAATCTAGAGTCTCTGATGTGTTTGACTTGAGCTGTTCAGGTATTTGAAGGACAATTTTGTTCTGAGTGTATGTTGAACCAGTCTCATCTTGTCCCCACACATGGCCGGCCTGGTTGGTTTCAAAGGCATGTTAGTCCTGGTTTAGGCCAGGGCTGATCTGtgttataataattaaatttggaTTTTGTGGTTTTTGATTAGTGCATTTGATTATCATATCCTTGCCTTCTCGCAAGGATGTCCCTGATCATTTTAAGTATGATCTTAATCTCTTTTCTCCATATATCTTGCATAGGCAATACCATTTTCTTTGTTCTTATTCACTTGCTGAAGTTCTTGTGTACTAGATCCTTATACATATGCAATTTAAAAGTGTGATGAAGGCCATTACGTTTAGGATTAAAAGAAATGTTGGCTGACCAAATACACTAAAAGAATCTTGTCAGAAACTATTGAAAATAACTGTATGTGACGTGTGATAAAATGCCCCTTATATGTCTTTAACATGAGCTATCTTTGTGGATATAAAAGCATTCTCAAACAATTTAAACTGATAAACTAGACTAGTCTGGAATATAATGGAAAATACGAAATGAGGCATCAAGATCTATTTTTTTGACACTTAGGCTCTTCTTATTTGCATGTCTTAACATCTTAACCTTAGAAATGATCATAAATATTGAAATAATAAGTTTAAAGTTGCCCATTGAGAGGAAAAGTTGTTCAGCTTGTTTCTGCACATCAACTTTTAAAATCTTGTGTATTGTTGGCCAGATCAATCTAAAATTCTACTACAGTTATTTTGGTCCGAGATCATTATGGTCAGaccattttaaagtttaaacatcccgGAGGTGTCACTTCAGCAAAGGGGTGAATCCACTACAGAAACTTGATTTGCATCTTTTATCAGAATGATCAGAGAATTCTTTCAtcaatccaaaagacatcatcacaaGAAAGACCTGAGCCAATACTGAAAACAAGACCTAGCTACATCATAGCTAGCACTCTTGCATAAGTAAACCTTGGGCTGTataaccttttttttcttttcatcacCAAACCCCTGCATGAGCTTCATAGATTTGcttcatattttttatatcatacaaGTCCATTGAATGCTATGACAAATTCTTTATTAATTGAAAGATGTTGCATTTGCACAAGTTGCCTTTCTAATTTTTTCTGTTGTTAAATGTCCATGTCCTAGTACAGGCACAAAACCAGGCTAGATATTCAACAATTAGTAAAGGATACAGCTGCCGAACTTAAACAAGCCAGTGAAACAGATCATCATGCTGAAGTTAGTGTGAGTATAATTGTTTGTCTCCATCTTTGTTTCTATTTCTTGGCAATTTATTAAGTTTCAACTATAATACTGCCTGGCTGCTCAGAGTTAGTCTTGCATGGTCTGACAATGACATGTTATAGGTGAGAAATTGATCTAAGCATCCTCATCAGCTTTCAATACTTTGGGTTGGAGCTTATATTAGTTAGAATTCACTGAATTGAGCTGCTTGGGATAGTTTTGGTCGGGGCTAATTTTACTTGAGTGAACATGATCTGCTACTTGTTATGAAGTTAACACTTAGTCTCATgcattcaaatcaatattcatgATTTCTCATATTTACCACCTTTAATAGGCTCATTTTGTTAAGTTACCCTCTTTTTAAAATAGTATCATGCATATACCATTTTGTCATTTCTGTTggtcttcaatttattttgatttcGGATCTTGTACATCATCATCAATTTTGGAGGTCTTGAAGAAAAGATTAAAGCATCAAAGGTCTATTGATGACCAAACATATGGTTTAGCTCTCCATGAATGCTGGCGATTTCAGCCCAGGTTTTCATATTTTTCACAACAAAGCTAGAGGTCCATTTTGTCAACCATGCTTTGCCATGCCAATATCAGTTCCCCAACGAAGTCCTTCAATACTACATAATCaaatatttgtattttatttatattaaattatagaAGGCTTGAGCAGGCACAGCTCTTTTATTGATCAAGTTCTATCGTGTATTTGAAGTGTGCTATGTTGTCCATCAGAAAGGTCTGCAAacacttcttttttttctcttttttcttcattGTTAGTTGCTTGTCAATAAGTTACAGCAATCGATGTTCGGTAGTTATCTCTGAAAGTTGTTATATTGTGTGGCTGTGAGGAATCCTGAGACCAAGTGTGGCCCTAAGACATTATCAGCTCTGCTGTTGGCCAATAATAAGCTGAAGTTTTCAATCAGTGATGTCTTTCTGTTCCATTAAGTTGGACATGGAACATGTTGTTTCTCTTTATGTTAATTTCATGCTTTATTGCTGGAGGCAAAGAATAACTAAATTCTGTTCATACTTATTATCTCATGCTTTTTTTATTGCAGACAAGCAAAAAGATTGCTGATGCAAAGCTCGCAAAAGATTTCCAAGCAATTCTGAAAGAGTTTCAGAAAGCTCAAAGAATTGCAGCTGAGAGGGAAACTGCTTACATCCCTTTTGTTCCCCAAGCAGTTCTTCCATCAAGGTGGTATTTGTCGGATTCATATGGTCAATCAGCTAATTTATGCCTTTAAAGTTTGATTTTTGTCAGtcatttttctttcatcttcatGCATCAACCTATTCATCAATTTAGTTGAGTTTAGATTTTTTGTGCTACAAATGATTTGGATAAAGTTCAAAAAAGCATGCCTTTCAAAAAGtgtgatatttttataataataatcctTGTTTCACTTTTGAGGGGTATTTCTGACAGAATCTTGttccaaaaagagaacaaaattcTGTCTTTCATGGGTATTTGTGATAGCTTCCGATTGTTGAGGGACACATTCTTCATCTCAACATTTCAAGGATGAATTTTTTCTTTGTATTTGTTTGTTCATATTACAATTTTTAGATGTGTAGCTTCTGTAGTTTTCTTTCATCATGCATGAATAAATAATAATGACTGAAAGCAAGACCTTTATAGTTAATTTTAGGCATAAGTTTTCTAATTTATGTTTGTCTTTGACTTGAGGTTTCCATATGAATGTTGTAATTCATTCATTTAAGTTTCTTAGTCTTTGTAGTTGTCATCCTACCTTCACCTCCTTATTACTATTTCTTATGGCCTGATCAATGCTGTGCAGCTATGCGTCGAGTGGGGTAGATGGTAGTTCTGATAAAATATTTGAGGCATGCTCAATGCTAGCAGAATCTAGGAGGTAAGAGAAGGACTCAACCTCATTCTTTAATCTTGTGATCTTATGCTTTTAAAATTGTTACAATCTGAGTAGCACAATGTTTTAATATGTATGGAACATCTAACTATACACAAAATGTTTAAGCCCAAGGCTTTAGTGCTAAGGCACTAAAACCAAGGTTTGCGATTTcaaatcgtaccgcccggtactggTCCGCTTGTGAACCGGTATGCGGACCACCCACATTGAGCAGACTATGGTTTGTAGCTATTACCATACTGTTATATTAGTTTCTTGATCACAGTAACTTTCGTGTGACAGTTATGTGATGGTTTTTGTAATTCAGCTA
Protein-coding regions in this window:
- the LOC135673005 gene encoding syntaxin-22-like isoform X2 — encoded protein: MSFQDLESGRPLSGKRWRDSMHNGGGGGKDPTQAVVAGVFQINTAVSTFQRLVNTLGTPKDTPELRERLHKTRLDIQQLVKDTAAELKQASETDHHAEVSTSKKIADAKLAKDFQAILKEFQKAQRIAAERETAYIPFVPQAVLPSSYASSGVDGSSDKIFEACSMLAESRRQEGLLLDTEIVFNEAIIEEREQGIQEIQQQISEVDEIFKDLAVLVHDQGAMIDDIDSHIDNSLAAAVQAKTQLTKASKAQKSNSSLVY
- the LOC135673005 gene encoding syntaxin-22-like isoform X1, with amino-acid sequence MSFQDLESGRPLSGKRWRDSMHNGGGGGKDPTQAVVAGVFQINTAVSTFQRLVNTLGTPKDTPELRERLHKTRLDIQQLVKDTAAELKQASETDHHAEVSTSKKIADAKLAKDFQAILKEFQKAQRIAAERETAYIPFVPQAVLPSSYASSGVDGSSDKIFEACSMLAESRRQEGLLLDTEIVFNEAIIEEREQGIQEIQQQISEVDEIFKDLAVLVHDQGAMIDDIDSHIDNSLAAAVQAKTQLTKASKAQKSNSSLTCLLLVIFGVVLLIVIIILAA